The Helicobacter pylori genome includes a window with the following:
- a CDS encoding phosphoribosyltransferase produces MNTDFSHITDIEGMRFINEEDALNKLINEIHTRHIDLKDSIMLALSFNALYLANALAQKFGATYDILFLEPILAPLNSKCEIALVSESMDIVMNESLINSFDITLDYVYGEAKRAYEEDILSHIYQYRKGNAIKSLKDKNIFIVDRGIETGFRAGLGVQTCLKKECQDIYILTPILAQNVAQGLESLCDGVISVYRPECFVSVEHHYKELKRLSNEEIEKYLGANNVPNLKKEH; encoded by the coding sequence TTGAATACGGACTTTAGCCATATCACCGATATAGAGGGCATGCGTTTTATCAATGAAGAAGACGCTTTAAACAAATTGATTAATGAAATCCACACGCGCCACATTGATTTAAAAGATTCCATCATGCTCGCTTTGAGTTTTAACGCCTTGTATTTAGCTAACGCCTTAGCGCAAAAATTTGGAGCGACTTATGATATACTTTTTTTAGAACCTATCCTAGCCCCTTTAAACTCAAAATGCGAGATCGCTTTAGTGAGTGAAAGCATGGATATTGTGATGAATGAAAGCTTGATCAATTCCTTTGACATCACTTTAGACTATGTTTATGGGGAAGCCAAGCGAGCTTATGAAGAAGACATTTTGTCTCACATCTATCAGTATCGCAAAGGCAACGCGATCAAAAGCTTGAAAGATAAAAATATTTTTATCGTAGATAGGGGGATTGAAACCGGGTTTAGAGCAGGGTTAGGCGTGCAAACTTGCTTGAAAAAAGAATGCCAAGACATTTATATTTTAACCCCCATTCTCGCGCAAAATGTCGCTCAAGGCTTAGAAAGTTTGTGCGATGGGGTGATTAGCGTGTACCGCCCTGAATGCTTTGTCTCTGTGGAGCATCATTATAAAGAACTCAAGCGATTAAGCAATGAAGAAATTGAAAAATACTTGGGCGCTAACAACGTGCCTAATTTAAAAAAGGAACATTAA
- a CDS encoding ABC transporter ATP-binding protein, which produces MLVEIENLTKTYGSLKALDNISLKLPKQQFIGLLGPNGAGKTTLLKILAGLNLNYQGEVKILNQKIGIETKKSVAFLSDGDFLDPKLTPLKAIAFYEDFFSDFDSSKALDLLKRFSVPLKREFKALSKGMREKLQLILTLSRNASLYLFDEPVAGIDPIAREEIFELIAKEFSQNASLLVSTHLVVDVEKYLDSAIFLKEAKVVAFGGVGELKKGYSSLEAAYKERLK; this is translated from the coding sequence ATGCTAGTAGAAATAGAGAATTTGACTAAAACCTATGGGAGTTTAAAGGCGTTAGACAATATCAGTTTGAAACTACCCAAACAGCAATTTATAGGGCTTTTAGGCCCTAATGGAGCGGGTAAAACCACTCTGTTAAAGATTTTAGCCGGATTGAATTTGAACTATCAAGGGGAAGTGAAAATTTTAAATCAAAAGATCGGCATAGAGACTAAAAAAAGCGTGGCGTTTTTAAGCGATGGCGATTTTTTAGATCCTAAATTAACGCCTTTAAAAGCGATCGCTTTTTACGAGGATTTTTTCAGCGATTTTGATTCATCAAAAGCCCTAGATTTGCTCAAACGCTTCAGCGTGCCTTTAAAAAGAGAGTTTAAAGCCCTTTCAAAAGGCATGAGGGAAAAATTACAGCTGATTTTAACCCTATCACGAAACGCTTCTTTGTATCTTTTTGATGAGCCGGTGGCTGGGATTGACCCTATTGCAAGAGAAGAGATTTTTGAGTTAATCGCTAAGGAGTTTAGCCAAAACGCAAGCTTATTAGTCTCTACGCATTTGGTGGTGGATGTGGAAAAGTATTTAGACAGCGCGATTTTTTTAAAAGAAGCCAAAGTAGTGGCTTTTGGGGGTGTGGGAGAATTGAAAAAAGGGTATAGCAGTTTGGAAGCAGCGTATAAAGAAAGGCTGAAATAA
- a CDS encoding FAD-binding and (Fe-S)-binding domain-containing protein, translating into MEENYHAFFTEASGFLNERIFKDYLRRLAYGIDASCYRYIPKIVVWVKDEEEVQKLCVLAQKHSVTLTFRAAGSSLSGQAVCDGVLVMATHFFKDAKILNNATSIQLSCGVIGSNANALLKPYHKKIGPDPSTINTAMIGGIVANNASGMCCGVEQNSYKTLKSLRVILADGTLLDTANQESVESFKSARKDLIEGVLNLRKEILEDKELHALIKKKYEIKNTTGYSLNALVDFEDPIEIISHLFIGSEGTLGFISSVGLECVKDYAYKTCALLFYENLERCAKAAQILAALKAKQPEMISSAELMDYACLKSVKNLEGMPRVILEVKEPNACLLIQSESDDPLILENNMQAILNALSAIPVVLDSQISSDPNIYQSWWKIRKGIFPIAASKRKSQSSVIIEDVCFSQEDFVEGAKAIEGLLKKHDFKDNSIIFGHALSGNLHFVVTPILENEAERKAFEDLVSDMFLMVSESSGSIKAEHGTGRMVAPFVEMEWGEKAYKIHKQIKELFDPNGLLNPDVIITNDKEIHTKNLKSIYPIEEHLDMCMECGFCERICPSKDLSLTPRQRIVIHREVEYLKERVSHGHNEDQVLLDELLKESEYLAHATCAVCHMCSMLCPLEIDTGKIALNYYQKNPKGEKIASKILNNMQTTTSMARFSLKSARLVQNLIGSHNLVSLTKGIKKFIKPFPKAFHYMPKNNAYPLENKTLKSEEKVIYFSTCINRSFAPSNKMADQRSIQEVFESLCQKAKVSVMYPNGLDALCCGKAFINYTDLTKQNNEKNHAIFLQLSDEGKIPIVLDHSACSTHFFKQMKAYKDLKVYDLSVYIEEVLSPKLKFNPINEDIGLYTMCALKLENKEELLFNLAKKCTLGEIVIHKETGCCGFAGNKGFFTPELNESALNGFQVFYQSYDLKRGFSTSSTCEIGLSEKTRFSWQHIAYLVDACTL; encoded by the coding sequence GTGGAAGAAAATTATCATGCTTTTTTTACCGAAGCGAGCGGGTTTTTAAACGAGCGGATCTTTAAGGATTATTTACGCCGTTTGGCTTATGGCATTGATGCGTCATGTTATCGTTATATCCCTAAAATAGTCGTTTGGGTGAAGGATGAAGAAGAAGTTCAAAAGCTTTGTGTTTTAGCGCAAAAACACAGCGTAACTCTGACTTTTAGAGCGGCTGGGAGTTCCTTATCAGGGCAAGCGGTCTGTGATGGGGTGTTGGTTATGGCTACGCATTTTTTCAAAGACGCTAAAATTTTAAATAACGCTACAAGCATTCAGCTCTCATGCGGAGTCATAGGAAGCAACGCGAACGCTTTATTGAAACCTTATCATAAAAAAATAGGCCCAGATCCCTCTACGATAAACACCGCTATGATAGGGGGGATTGTCGCTAATAATGCTAGCGGGATGTGTTGCGGGGTGGAGCAAAACAGCTACAAAACCCTAAAATCCTTAAGAGTGATTTTAGCTGATGGCACTCTTTTAGACACGGCCAATCAAGAGAGCGTTGAGAGTTTCAAAAGCGCACGCAAAGATTTGATTGAAGGGGTTTTGAATTTAAGAAAAGAGATTTTAGAAGATAAAGAATTGCACGCTCTAATTAAGAAAAAATACGAGATCAAAAACACCACTGGCTACAGCTTGAACGCTCTTGTTGATTTTGAAGACCCTATTGAAATCATCAGTCATTTATTCATAGGCTCTGAGGGGACTTTAGGCTTTATTTCAAGCGTGGGATTAGAATGCGTGAAAGACTACGCTTATAAAACTTGCGCGTTATTGTTTTATGAAAATTTGGAGCGATGCGCCAAAGCCGCTCAAATTTTAGCCGCCTTAAAAGCCAAACAACCCGAAATGATTTCTTCAGCAGAGCTTATGGATTATGCGTGCTTAAAAAGCGTGAAAAATTTAGAGGGCATGCCTAGAGTGATTTTAGAAGTCAAAGAGCCTAACGCATGCTTACTCATTCAAAGCGAAAGCGATGATCCTTTGATTTTAGAAAACAACATGCAAGCGATTTTAAACGCTTTGAGCGCGATACCGGTCGTTTTAGATTCTCAAATCAGCAGTGATCCTAACATTTATCAATCGTGGTGGAAGATCAGAAAAGGCATTTTCCCTATCGCAGCGTCAAAAAGAAAAAGCCAAAGCTCTGTGATCATTGAGGACGTGTGTTTCAGTCAAGAGGATTTTGTAGAGGGGGCAAAAGCGATTGAAGGGCTTTTAAAAAAACATGACTTTAAGGATAACAGCATTATTTTTGGGCATGCCTTAAGCGGGAATTTGCACTTTGTCGTTACGCCGATTTTAGAAAATGAAGCTGAAAGAAAAGCGTTTGAAGATTTAGTTTCTGACATGTTTTTAATGGTGAGCGAAAGCTCTGGCTCTATTAAAGCCGAGCATGGCACAGGCAGGATGGTAGCCCCCTTTGTGGAAATGGAGTGGGGAGAAAAAGCCTATAAAATCCACAAGCAAATCAAAGAATTGTTTGATCCTAACGGCCTTTTAAACCCTGATGTGATCATCACAAACGATAAAGAAATCCACACTAAAAATTTAAAGAGCATTTACCCTATTGAAGAGCATTTGGACATGTGCATGGAATGCGGGTTTTGTGAAAGGATTTGCCCTAGCAAAGATTTATCTTTAACGCCACGACAACGAATCGTTATCCACAGAGAGGTAGAATACTTAAAAGAAAGGGTAAGTCATGGTCATAATGAAGATCAAGTTTTATTAGATGAGCTTTTAAAAGAGTCTGAATATTTAGCACACGCCACTTGCGCGGTGTGCCATATGTGCTCTATGCTATGCCCTTTAGAAATTGATACCGGAAAGATCGCTTTAAATTATTATCAAAAAAACCCTAAAGGCGAAAAGATCGCTTCAAAGATCCTTAATAACATGCAAACAACCACAAGCATGGCTCGTTTTTCTTTAAAAAGCGCTCGCTTAGTTCAAAATCTCATAGGCTCTCACAACTTAGTGAGCTTAACCAAAGGGATTAAAAAGTTCATCAAGCCCTTCCCTAAAGCCTTTCATTACATGCCCAAAAACAACGCCTATCCTTTAGAAAATAAAACGCTTAAGAGCGAAGAAAAAGTCATTTATTTCAGCACCTGCATCAACCGCTCGTTCGCTCCATCAAACAAAATGGCGGATCAAAGGAGTATCCAAGAAGTGTTTGAATCCTTATGCCAAAAAGCCAAAGTTTCTGTGATGTATCCTAATGGATTGGATGCGCTTTGTTGCGGGAAAGCCTTCATCAATTACACCGACTTAACCAAACAAAACAATGAAAAAAACCATGCGATCTTTTTACAATTAAGCGATGAGGGAAAAATCCCCATTGTTTTAGACCATAGCGCATGTTCGACGCATTTTTTTAAGCAAATGAAAGCTTACAAGGATTTGAAAGTCTATGATTTGAGCGTCTATATTGAAGAAGTTCTAAGCCCAAAATTAAAATTCAACCCCATTAACGAAGACATAGGGTTATACACGATGTGCGCTTTAAAGTTAGAAAATAAAGAAGAGTTGTTATTCAATTTGGCTAAAAAATGCACTTTGGGCGAGATTGTTATCCATAAAGAGACGGGTTGTTGCGGTTTTGCGGGGAATAAGGGCTTTTTCACCCCTGAACTAAACGAGAGCGCTTTAAACGGCTTTCAAGTGTTTTACCAATCCTATGATCTTAAAAGGGGCTTTTCCACTTCTAGCACTTGCGAGATCGGTTTGAGTGAAAAAACCCGATTTTCTTGGCAGCATATCGCTTATTTAGTGGATGCTTGCACGCTTTAA
- a CDS encoding RDD family protein, with the protein MRSPNLEKEETEIIETLLMREKMRLCPLYWRILAFLTDGLLVAFLLSDLLGACDFLHSLYWLTNPIYHSVFVAFSFIILYGAYEIFFVCLCKMSLAKLVFRIKIIDIYLADCPSRAILLKRLGLKIVVFLCPFLWFVVFKNPYHRAWHEEKSKSLLVLF; encoded by the coding sequence ATGCGCTCTCCAAATTTAGAAAAAGAAGAAACTGAAATCATAGAAACACTCCTTATGCGTGAAAAAATGCGTTTATGCCCCTTGTATTGGCGCATCTTAGCGTTTTTAACCGATGGTTTGTTAGTGGCGTTTTTATTGAGCGATCTTTTAGGGGCGTGCGATTTTTTGCATTCTTTATATTGGCTGACTAACCCCATTTATCACAGCGTGTTTGTGGCGTTTAGTTTTATCATCTTGTATGGCGCTTATGAAATCTTTTTTGTGTGTTTGTGCAAGATGAGTTTGGCTAAACTGGTTTTTAGGATTAAAATCATTGATATTTATTTAGCAGATTGCCCCAGTAGGGCTATTTTATTGAAGCGTTTAGGGTTAAAGATCGTGGTTTTTCTATGCCCCTTTTTATGGTTTGTAGTATTTAAAAACCCCTATCATAGGGCGTGGCATGAAGAAAAAAGCAAAAGTCTTTTGGTGTTGTTTTAA
- a CDS encoding LPS-assembly protein LptD, which translates to MIYWLYLAVFFLLSALEAKEIAMQRFDKQNHKIFEILADKVSAKDNVITASGNAILLNYDVYILADKVRYDTKTKEALLEGNIKVYRSEGLLVKTDYVKLSLNEKYEIIFPFYVQDSVSGIWVSADIASGKDQKYKVKNMSASGCSIDNPIWHVNATSGSFNMQKSHLSMWNPKIYVGDIPVLYLPYIFMSTSNKRTTGFLYPEFGTSNLDGFIYLQPFYLAPKNSWDMTFTPQIRYKRGFGLNFEARYINSKDDRFLFNARYFRNYTQYVKRYDLRNQNIYGFEFLSSSRDTLQKYFHLKSNIDNGHYIDFLYMNDLDYVRFEKVNKRITDATHMSRANYYLQTENHYYGLNIKYFLNLNKINNNRTFQSVPNLQYHKYLNSLYFRNLLYSVDYQFRNTAREIGYGYVQNALNVPVGLQFSLFKKYLSIGLWNDLQLSNVALMQSKNSFVPTIPNESREFGNFVSSNFSMYVNTDLAREYNKLFHTIQLEAIFNIPYYTFKNGLFSQNMYALSAQALNSYTSPLLMDYDYQGRLYDSVWNPNSILPSNASNKTVDLTLTQYLYGLGGQELLYFKISQLINLDDKVSPFRMPLESKIGFSPLTGLNIFGNVFYSFYQNRLEEISVNANYQRKFLSFNLSYFLKNNFNSGINSIIENPADYLKAGFSNDFGYFSMSADVGYDIRNNVVLNWNVGIYKKIRCFGIGFQFVNQRRPILTGDPNQPIRVFENNYVKLELDFSPITKTNVTYRSLQRK; encoded by the coding sequence ATGATTTATTGGTTGTATTTGGCGGTCTTTTTTTTGTTGAGCGCATTAGAGGCTAAAGAAATCGCTATGCAACGATTTGACAAACAAAACCATAAGATTTTTGAAATCCTTGCGGATAAAGTGAGCGCTAAAGACAATGTGATAACCGCATCAGGGAATGCGATCTTATTGAATTATGATGTGTATATTTTAGCGGACAAGGTGCGTTATGATACCAAGACTAAAGAAGCGTTATTAGAGGGGAATATCAAGGTTTATAGGAGCGAGGGTTTGCTCGTTAAAACCGATTACGTGAAATTGAGTTTGAATGAAAAATATGAAATCATTTTCCCCTTTTATGTCCAAGACAGCGTGAGCGGAATTTGGGTGAGCGCGGATATTGCCAGCGGGAAGGATCAAAAATATAAGGTGAAAAACATGAGCGCTTCAGGGTGCAGCATTGATAACCCCATTTGGCATGTCAATGCGACTTCAGGCTCATTCAACATGCAAAAATCGCATTTATCTATGTGGAATCCTAAGATCTATGTCGGTGATATTCCTGTATTGTATTTGCCCTACATTTTCATGTCCACTAGCAATAAAAGAACTACCGGGTTTTTATATCCTGAGTTTGGCACTTCCAACTTAGACGGCTTTATTTATTTGCAACCCTTTTATTTAGCCCCCAAAAACTCATGGGATATGACCTTTACCCCACAAATCCGCTATAAAAGGGGTTTTGGCTTGAATTTTGAAGCGCGCTACATCAACTCTAAAGACGACAGGTTTTTATTCAACGCGCGCTATTTTAGGAATTACACTCAATACGTCAAACGCTATGATTTGAGGAATCAAAATATCTACGGGTTTGAATTTTTAAGCTCTAGTAGGGACACTTTACAAAAATACTTTCATCTTAAGTCTAATATTGACAACGGGCATTACATTGACTTTTTATACATGAACGATTTGGACTATGTGCGTTTTGAAAAGGTTAATAAGCGTATCACAGACGCCACGCACATGTCTAGGGCGAATTACTATTTGCAAACAGAAAATCATTATTACGGCTTGAATATCAAGTATTTTTTAAACCTGAATAAAATCAACAATAACCGCACTTTCCAATCTGTCCCTAATTTGCAATACCATAAATATTTAAATTCTTTGTATTTTAGAAATTTGTTGTATTCGGTGGATTATCAGTTTAGAAACACCGCAAGAGAGATTGGTTATGGCTATGTGCAAAACGCTTTGAACGTGCCGGTGGGCTTGCAATTTTCTTTGTTTAAAAAGTATTTGTCTATAGGGCTTTGGAACGATCTCCAACTATCTAATGTGGCTTTAATGCAATCTAAAAATTCCTTCGTGCCTACAATCCCTAATGAATCAAGGGAATTTGGGAACTTTGTGTCTTCAAATTTTTCCATGTATGTCAATACGGATTTAGCCAGAGAATACAACAAGCTTTTCCACACGATCCAACTGGAAGCGATTTTCAACATCCCTTATTACACCTTTAAAAACGGCTTATTTTCTCAAAACATGTATGCTTTAAGTGCGCAAGCCTTAAACAGCTACACTTCGCCTTTATTGATGGATTATGATTATCAAGGGCGTTTGTATGATTCTGTGTGGAATCCTAACAGCATTTTACCTAGCAATGCGAGCAACAAGACTGTGGATTTAACCCTAACGCAATACCTCTATGGCTTAGGGGGGCAAGAGTTATTGTATTTTAAAATATCGCAACTCATCAATCTTGACGATAAAGTTTCGCCCTTTAGAATGCCCCTAGAAAGCAAGATCGGGTTTTCGCCCTTAACAGGATTGAATATCTTTGGGAATGTCTTTTATTCGTTTTATCAAAACCGCTTAGAAGAAATCTCCGTGAACGCCAATTACCAACGCAAGTTTTTAAGCTTTAATCTCTCTTATTTTTTAAAAAACAATTTCAACAGTGGGATTAATAGCATTATAGAAAATCCTGCGGATTATTTAAAGGCGGGTTTTAGCAACGACTTTGGCTATTTTTCCATGAGCGCGGATGTGGGTTATGACATTAGAAACAATGTGGTTCTAAATTGGAATGTGGGGATTTATAAAAAAATCCGTTGTTTTGGGATTGGCTTTCAATTCGTCAACCAAAGACGCCCTATCCTCACCGGCGATCCCAACCAACCTATAAGAGTGTTTGAAAATAACTATGTTAAGCTAGAATTAGACTTTTCACCGATCACTAAAACCAATGTAACTTACCGCTCTTTACAGCGTAAGTAA
- the purD gene encoding phosphoribosylamine--glycine ligase, whose translation MKDNNNYNVLIVGNKGREYALAQRLQQDERVNALYFCLGNGGTQDLGENLECEHYEHIVELALKKQIHLAIISEEELLILGLTEMLEKAGILVFGASKEAAKLEASKSYMKAFVKECGIKSASYFETNDLKEALNHIQNASFPLVIKALNKNTSIVHQEEEAIKILEDAFKQSNESVIIEPFLEGFELSVTALIANDDFILLPFCQNYKRLLEGDNGVNTGGMGAIAPANFFSNELEEKIKNHIFKPTLEKLQANNTPFKGVLLAEIVLIEEKGVLEPYLLDFSVRFKDIECQTILPLLESSLLDLCLATAKGELHSLELVFSKEFVMSVALVSRNYPTSSSPKQTLYIDPVDEKKGHLILGEVEQDNGVFESSGGRVIFAIGRGKSLLEARNHAYEIAQKVHFEGMFYRKDIGFKVLDLKEYS comes from the coding sequence ATGAAAGATAACAATAACTATAATGTTTTAATTGTGGGGAATAAGGGGCGAGAGTATGCTTTGGCTCAAAGGCTTCAGCAAGATGAGCGAGTGAATGCTTTGTATTTTTGTTTGGGTAATGGTGGCACTCAAGATTTAGGCGAAAATCTGGAATGCGAACATTACGAGCATATCGTGGAATTAGCCCTGAAAAAACAGATCCATTTAGCCATCATTTCAGAAGAAGAGCTTTTGATTTTAGGGCTTACAGAAATGCTAGAAAAAGCGGGGATTTTAGTGTTTGGGGCTTCTAAAGAAGCGGCTAAGTTAGAGGCTTCTAAAAGCTATATGAAAGCTTTTGTTAAAGAGTGCGGTATCAAAAGCGCGTCTTACTTTGAAACAAACGATTTAAAAGAAGCTCTCAATCACATTCAAAACGCTTCCTTCCCCTTAGTGATTAAAGCGTTGAATAAAAACACAAGCATTGTCCATCAAGAAGAAGAAGCGATAAAAATCCTTGAAGACGCTTTCAAACAAAGCAATGAGTCTGTGATCATAGAGCCTTTTTTAGAGGGATTTGAGCTTTCAGTTACAGCGCTCATAGCCAATGATGATTTTATCTTGTTGCCCTTTTGCCAAAACTACAAACGCTTATTAGAGGGGGATAATGGGGTCAATACAGGAGGTATGGGGGCCATCGCTCCTGCAAACTTTTTCTCTAATGAATTAGAAGAGAAAATAAAAAATCATATCTTTAAACCCACTTTAGAGAAACTTCAGGCTAATAACACGCCTTTTAAAGGGGTTTTACTCGCTGAAATTGTGCTCATAGAAGAAAAGGGCGTTTTAGAGCCGTATTTATTGGATTTTAGCGTGCGTTTTAAAGATATTGAATGCCAGACGATTTTACCCCTTTTAGAAAGCTCGCTTTTAGATTTGTGTTTGGCTACAGCCAAAGGGGAATTACATTCTCTTGAGTTGGTGTTTTCTAAAGAATTTGTGATGAGTGTGGCACTTGTTTCTAGGAATTACCCCACTAGCTCTTCGCCCAAGCAAACCCTTTATATTGATCCGGTTGATGAAAAAAAGGGTCATTTGATTTTAGGGGAGGTGGAGCAGGATAATGGCGTGTTTGAAAGCAGTGGGGGGAGGGTGATCTTTGCCATTGGCAGAGGAAAATCTTTATTAGAAGCCAGAAACCATGCTTATGAAATCGCTCAAAAGGTGCATTTTGAAGGCATGTTTTATCGCAAGGATATTGGTTTTAAGGTGTTGGATTTGAAAGAATATTCTTAA
- a CDS encoding di-trans,poly-cis-decaprenylcistransferase, whose product MDNTLKHLAIIMDGNGRWAKLKNKARAYGHKKGVKTLKDITIWCANHKLECLTLYAFSTENWKRPKSEVDFLMKMLKKYLKDERSTYLDNNIRFRAIGDLEGFSKELRDTILQLENDTRHFKDFTQVLALNYGSKNELSRAFKSLLESPPSHINPLESLEDEISNRLDTCDLPEVDLLLRTGGEMRLSNFLLWQSSYAELFFTPILWPDFTSKDLENIISDFYKRVRKFGELKC is encoded by the coding sequence TTGGATAACACTCTCAAACATCTTGCCATTATTATGGATGGTAATGGTAGGTGGGCTAAATTAAAGAATAAAGCTAGGGCTTATGGGCATAAAAAGGGCGTAAAAACCCTTAAAGACATCACGATCTGGTGCGCTAACCATAAGCTAGAATGCTTGACTTTATACGCTTTTTCTACAGAAAATTGGAAACGCCCTAAAAGTGAAGTGGATTTTTTAATGAAGATGCTTAAAAAATACCTTAAAGATGAGCGATCCACTTATTTGGATAATAACATACGCTTCAGGGCGATAGGGGATTTAGAGGGCTTTTCTAAAGAATTGAGAGACACGATCTTGCAGCTTGAAAACGATACCAGGCATTTTAAGGATTTTACGCAAGTTTTAGCCCTTAATTACGGATCTAAAAACGAGCTTTCAAGGGCCTTTAAAAGCTTGCTAGAAAGCCCGCCTAGCCATATAAACCCTTTAGAAAGCTTAGAAGATGAAATTTCTAATCGTTTGGACACGTGCGATTTGCCGGAAGTGGATTTATTGTTGCGAACAGGGGGGGAAATGCGCTTGTCTAATTTTTTATTGTGGCAGTCCAGCTATGCAGAATTGTTTTTCACGCCGATTTTATGGCCTGATTTCACCTCTAAAGATTTAGAAAATATCATTAGCGATTTTTACAAAAGAGTGCGCAAATTCGGGGAATTAAAATGCTAG